The sequence below is a genomic window from Mesotoga infera.
GAAACCCTGGAGGTTAGAGGTTCCCAATCTACCGATGCGGTTCTAGTCACAAGAGAACTTGGCAAGCTGATTAAAATGAACAAGATTCCCTTCGAGTCACTTGAAGAAGAAGAATATGACAATCCACTCGGAATTTCTACTGGCGCTGCTGTGATCTTTGGCGCCACAGGCGGTGTTATGGAAGCCGCTTTGAGGACTGCATACGAGCTTCATACGGGAGAAGAGCTCCCGAGACTCGATTTCGATTTTGCCCGCGGATTCGAGGGGGTGAAGGAAGCCGAAATCGACATGAAGGGCACCAAAGTGAAAGTGGCCATAGTTCACGGGGGAAGCAACGTAGTAAAGTTGATGGACAAAATACGTTCAGGAGAGGCATTCTACCATTTTGTCGAAGTAATGGCCTGCCCCGGTGGTTGCATCGGTGGTGGCGGTCAGCCAAAATCTAGCGAACCGGGCTACCTTCAGAAGAGAATGGAAGCAATCTACAGCATTGATAAATCGTCGAAGATCAGAAAGTCCCATGAGAATCCAGCTATTCTGAAGCTTTATGAAGAGTACCTGGGAAAGCCTCTTGGACATCTATCTCATGAACTTCTCCACACGCACTACAAAGACAACAGCAAGA
It includes:
- a CDS encoding ferredoxin translates to EMLSALVKTFFAEKIGKKPEDIYLVSIMPCTAKKDEKGRETLEVRGSQSTDAVLVTRELGKLIKMNKIPFESLEEEEYDNPLGISTGAAVIFGATGGVMEAALRTAYELHTGEELPRLDFDFARGFEGVKEAEIDMKGTKVKVAIVHGGSNVVKLMDKIRSGEAFYHFVEVMACPGGCIGGGGQPKSSEPGYLQKRMEAIYSIDKSSKIRKSHENPAILKLYEEYLGKPLGHLSHELLHTHYKDNSKSVIQRRKELEEIPKG